One part of the Sarcophilus harrisii chromosome 5, mSarHar1.11, whole genome shotgun sequence genome encodes these proteins:
- the AHR gene encoding aryl hydrocarbon receptor, with protein sequence MSGAGGTHITYASRKRRKPVQKTVKPVPPEGVKSNPSKRHRDRLNTELDRLASLLPFPQDVISKLDKLSVLRLSVSYLRAKSFFDVALKSCQDDRNGSRENNGTRLQDSLCLQEGELLLQALNGFVLVVTTDALVFYASSTIQDYLGFQQSDVIHQSVFELIHTEDRAEFQRQLHWMLNPGQPADSAPQGQEGHGLLQPSGFYNPEQLPSENSPFLERCFICRLRCLLDNSSGFLAMNFQGRLKFLHGQNKKGKDGTSLAPQLALFAVATPLQPPSILEIRTKNFIFRTKHKLDFTPTGCDAKGKLVLGYTEAELCMRGSGYQFIHAADMLYCAESHIRMIKTGESGMTVFRLLTKENRWTWVQSNARLVYKNGRPDYIIATQRPLTDEEGMEHLRKRGSRLPFMFATGEAVLYEVTFSLPVSMDPLLGRPKGPAAAKEPCHPSSLLGAMLQQDESVYLCPPAPRPPPLERGFASGPGEELDGLGSGEWPENLGGEAELGQETPDRCGPFADELHSIMKGLGVSFDDLRRLQQEQFFRGDVAEEDDIGDLDLTDEILSYVQSSLNKGPFSPPAAQPPLQPQPPLEPQHSLLQQPQHSLQAQQHHLEQQPQHSLQAQQHHLEQQPQHSLQAQQHHLEQQPQHSLQAQQHHLEQQPQHSLQAQQHHLQQQQPQHPLQQQQHHLQQQQQPQHSLQPQHHLQQQPQHSLQPQQHHLQQQPQHHLQQQPQHPLQEQHHLQQPPQHPLQEQHHLQQQPQHPLQEQHHLQQQPQHPLQEQHHLQQPPQHPLQEQHHLQQPQHPLQEQHHLQQPQHSLQEQHHLQPQPSLQPEHPLLQQPEHPLLQQPQPPLQAQPPLQQPPVQEMPHIPSSSCMVQEQLEQQWRQQHLCQKMKHLQVDGLLASWRPGEPDPFPCVQQEPCDVFPEPDFQALPYTQSMLSCSQALFSQPAPLDHLDFPVGSFEQSSFPMSHLGDFVSCLQQTPENAGYGGQLQPTLAAPQACYAGAVSMFPCQPEDQAPNMDPMQYNPMASNQHTLLNKNGLNGGILNETYPAQLNGLNNPQSAACLHQAEARPFPDLPSNGLL encoded by the exons TTGCATTAAAATCTTGCCAGGATGACCGGAATGGAAGTCGAGAGAACAATGGAACCAGACTCCAAGATAGCTTGTGTTTGCAGGAAGGGGAGCTCCTGCTGCAG GCCCTCAATGGCTTTGTGTTGGTCGTCACCACCGACGCGCTGGTCTTTTACGCCTCCTCCACGATCCAGGACTACTTGGGGTTCCAGCAG TCTGATGTCATCCATCAGAGCGTGTTTGAGCTCATCCACACTGAGGACAGAGCTGAGTTCCAGCGTCAGCTGCACTGGATGTTGAACCCCGGCCAGCCGGCAGACTCGGCGCCCCAAGGACAAG AAGGTCATGGGCTCCTCCAGCCCTCGGGCTTTTATAACCCAGAGCAGCTTCCTTCGGAAAACTCTCCTTTCCTGGAGAGATGCTTCATCTGCCGCCTGCGCTGTCTCCTAGATAATTCATCAGGCTTCTTG GCCATGAACTTTCAAGGGCGTCTCAAATTCCTTCATGGCCAGAACAAGAAGGGCAAAGATGGAACCTCCCTGGCTCCTCAGCTGGCTCTGTTTGCGGTGGCTACGCCATTGCAGCCTCCATCCATCCTCGAAATCCGGACCAAGAACTTTATCTTCAGAACCAAACACAAACTGGACTTCACTCCCACAGGCTGTGATGCCAA AGGGAAACTTGTTTTGGGGTACactgaggcagagctgtgcatgAGGGGATCCGGATATCAGTTTATCCATGCTGCTGATATGCTGTACTGTGCAGAAAGTCATATCCGGA tgATTAAGACTGGAGAAAGCGGGATGACCGTGTTTAGGCTTCTCACCAAAGAGAATCGCTGGACCTGGGTTCAATCCAACGCCCGTTTAGTCTATAAGAATGGAAGGCCAGATTACATCATCGCCACGCAAAGACCACTCAC GGATGAGGAGGGAATGGAACATTTGCGGAAGCGGGGTTCCAGGCTGCCGTTCATGTTCGCCACGGGAGAGGCCGTGCTCTACGAGGTCACCTTCTCTCTGCCCGTGTCCATGGACCCCCTGCTGGGCCGGCCGAAGGGGCCGGCGGCCGCCAAGGAGCCCTGCCACCCCAGCTCCCTGCTGGGCGCCATGCTGCAGCAAGACGAGTCCGTGTACCTCTGCCCGCCCGCGCCGCGGCCCCCGCCCCTAGAGAGGGGCTTCGCCTCGGGGCCGGGGGAGGAGCTGGACGGCCTGGGCAGCGGTGAGTGGCCCGAGAACCTGGGGGGGGAGGCCGAGCTGGGCCAGGAGACCCCCGACCGCTGCGGCCCCTTCGCGGACGAGCTGCACAGCATCATGAAGGGCCTGGGCGTCAGCTTCGACGACCTGAGGCGCCTGCAGCAGGAGCAGTTCTTCCGAGGTGACGTGGCTGAGGAGGATGACATCGGGGACCTGGACCTGACGGATGAAATCCTGTCCTACGTTCAGTCTTCTCTGAACAAGGGCCCCTTCTCCCCTCCGGCTGCCCAGCCCCCTCTGCAGCCTCAGCCCCCTCTGGAGCCCCAACATTCTTTGCTGCAGCAGCCCCAGCATTCTTTACAGGCGCAGCAGCATCACCTGGAACAGCAGCCCCAGCATTCTTTGCAGGCGCAGCAGCATCACCTGGAACAGCAGCCCCAGCATTCTTTGCAGGCGCAGCAGCATCACCTGGAACAGCAGCCCCAGCATTCTTTGCAGGCGCAGCAGCATCACCTGGAACAGCAGCCCCAGCATTCTTTGCAGGCGCAGCAGCATCacctgcagcagcagcagccccaaCATCctttgcagcagcagcagcatcacctgcagcagcagcagcagccccagcaTTCTCTGCAGCCGCAGCATCACCTGCAGCAGCAGCCCCAGCATTCTTTGCAGCCGCAGCAGCATCACCTGCAGCAGCAGCCCCAGCATCACCTGCAGCAGCAGCCCCAGCATCCTTTGCAGGAGCAGCACCACCTGCAGCAGCCGCCCCAGCATCCTTTGCAGGAGCAGCACCACCTGCAGCAGCAGCCCCAGCATCCTTTGCAGGAGCAGCACCACCTGCAGCAGCAGCCCCAGCATCCTTTGCAGGAGCAGCACCACCTGCAGCAGCCGCCCCAGCATCCTTTGCAGGAGCAGCACCACCTGCAGCAGCCCCAGCATCCTTTGCAGGAGCAGCACCACCTGCAGCAGCCCCAGCATTCTTTGCAGGAGCAGCATCacct GCAGCCCCAGCCGTCTTTGCAGCCGGAGCACCCTTTGCTGCAGCAGCCCGAGCACCCTTTGCTGCAGCAGCCCCAGCCTCCTCTGCAGGCCCAGCCTCCTCTGCAGCAGCCACCAGTGCAGGAGATGCCTCACATCCCCAGCTCCAGCTGCATGGTACAGGAACAGTTGGAGCAACAGTGGCGGCAGCAGCACCTCTGTCAGAAAATGAAGCACCTACAAGTGGATGGTCTGCTGGCCAGCTGGAGGCCGGGCGAGCCCGATCCTTTCCCCTGCGTCCAGCAGGAGCCCTGCGATGTCTTTCCGGAGCCGGACTTCCAGGCTCTGCCCTACACCCAGAGCATGCTGTCCTGCTCCCAGGCGCTCTTCTCCCAGCCGGCTCCCCTGGATCACTTGGACTTTCCTGTAGGAAGTTTTGAACAGTCCTCGTTCCCGATGTCTCACTTAGGAGACTTTGTCAGCTGTTTGCAGCAAACCCCGGAAAACGCAGGCTATGGGGGCCAGCTGCAGCCCACGCTGGCGGCCCCTCAGGCCTGCTATGCGGGTGCCGTCTCCATGTTTCCATGCCAGCCCGAAGACCAGGCTCCCAACATGGATCCGATGCAGTATAACCCCATGGCCTCCAATCAGCACACATTGTTAAACAAG aatGGTTTAAATGGAGGCATTTTAAATGAAACCTATCCAGCTCAATTAAACGGCCTGAACAACCCTCAATCTGCCGCCTGTCTCCACCAAGCGGAGGCCAGACCCTTCCCAGACCTACCCTCCAATGGGCTCCTCTGA